A region of Puniceicoccus vermicola DNA encodes the following proteins:
- a CDS encoding right-handed parallel beta-helix repeat-containing protein, whose product MKVNALYGRQGPLPRARGEALKPNRLPIDEETLAQYGPDGPNAIRPRMYHEGTTLFHDRFGFSKGAITPAADLDEAEFLIIPMHQWTMNILPMERIDFDKQIVHLGVPCTYPIGVPHCAPEGSIWLENSLSVMQPGSWVYHEKRGRLYYCPDDDEPGADLEAACLTEFIRIEGVHELDGEQHPVKGVHFRNLAFTRSNRFAFHGLTGKGIQHDWEMHDAPSSMVRLRHAQNCSVTDCHFHQGASGGLRMDLACRGNRVERCEFDHLGGCGVVLCGYGLSHHYLNRENHVVDSHFHHLGEAYWHCSAIFIWQSGDNHIARNYVHDLPYTGIICSGRTVYDRAGKGECSATIHWDDVERQCGKGYVNNAWYHSGLTNWWMREPLMHSRENLIEYNNIHDVMQIMGDGNGIYVSGAGGGNVVRFNVVGPCPSPTMAEGIRCDDDQHQTILHGNLIFSLHGYATGIALKGVNRVTNNILALPLKAPVRGLLSLETGPLNGSVIRRNILLTVMPDHRFVGEIRIHGQGRKARLCDTDSDENIYWCSGTPEASQSWLDGLQSYGVDLHSRSCDPGFMDAENGDFSLKNNAEALELGFQALPLEKMFASQTQAPRFAFRPDT is encoded by the coding sequence ATGAAGGTCAATGCGCTTTATGGGAGGCAGGGGCCACTACCTCGGGCCCGGGGTGAGGCACTTAAACCCAATCGTCTTCCTATTGATGAAGAGACCCTGGCACAGTACGGACCGGATGGGCCCAACGCCATTCGCCCTCGGATGTATCATGAGGGGACGACCTTATTTCATGATCGTTTTGGCTTTTCGAAAGGTGCGATCACGCCCGCTGCGGATCTGGACGAGGCGGAGTTTCTCATCATTCCAATGCATCAATGGACCATGAACATCCTGCCCATGGAGAGGATCGACTTCGACAAGCAGATTGTCCACCTCGGAGTGCCCTGCACCTATCCCATCGGCGTTCCGCACTGCGCGCCCGAGGGCTCCATATGGTTGGAGAACAGCTTGAGCGTGATGCAACCCGGCAGTTGGGTCTATCACGAAAAGCGAGGCCGTCTCTATTACTGCCCGGATGACGATGAACCCGGGGCGGACCTGGAAGCGGCGTGTTTGACCGAGTTTATCCGCATCGAGGGTGTCCATGAATTGGACGGCGAGCAACATCCGGTCAAGGGCGTTCACTTCAGGAACCTGGCCTTCACCCGCAGTAACCGGTTTGCCTTTCACGGCCTTACCGGCAAAGGGATTCAGCATGATTGGGAGATGCACGACGCGCCGTCCAGCATGGTCCGTCTTCGCCATGCCCAGAACTGCTCCGTCACTGATTGCCATTTTCACCAGGGCGCGTCCGGTGGACTGCGCATGGATTTGGCCTGCCGGGGCAACCGGGTGGAGCGCTGCGAGTTTGACCACCTCGGTGGGTGCGGTGTTGTCCTCTGCGGCTATGGACTGAGCCATCACTATCTCAATCGTGAGAACCATGTGGTTGACAGTCACTTTCACCATCTGGGTGAAGCTTACTGGCACTGCTCCGCCATCTTCATCTGGCAGAGCGGCGACAACCATATCGCCCGTAACTACGTGCACGACCTGCCCTACACCGGCATTATCTGTTCCGGGCGGACCGTCTATGACCGCGCGGGAAAAGGAGAATGCAGCGCGACCATTCATTGGGACGATGTGGAGCGCCAGTGCGGCAAGGGGTATGTGAACAATGCCTGGTACCATTCGGGTCTGACGAACTGGTGGATGCGCGAGCCTCTCATGCACTCACGGGAGAACCTGATCGAGTACAACAACATCCACGACGTCATGCAGATCATGGGTGACGGCAACGGCATTTATGTGTCCGGAGCCGGAGGCGGCAATGTGGTGCGATTCAACGTCGTCGGGCCCTGCCCATCACCGACCATGGCCGAAGGCATCCGCTGCGACGACGATCAGCATCAGACCATCCTCCACGGCAACCTCATCTTCTCCCTGCATGGCTACGCAACCGGCATCGCCCTCAAGGGTGTTAACCGCGTGACCAACAACATCCTCGCCCTGCCCCTCAAAGCTCCTGTCCGCGGCCTGCTGTCACTCGAAACAGGCCCGCTCAATGGGTCGGTCATTCGTCGCAACATTCTGCTCACTGTCATGCCGGACCACAGGTTCGTGGGCGAAATCCGTATCCATGGTCAGGGCCGCAAGGCGCGCCTTTGCGACACTGACAGCGACGAGAATATTTATTGGTGCTCAGGCACCCCTGAAGCCAGTCAGTCCTGGCTGGATGGACTCCAATCCTACGGGGTGGATCTGCACAGCCGAAGTTGTGATCCCGGATTCATGGACGCCGAAAACGGCGATTTCTCCCTCAAAAACAATGCTGAAGCCCTGGAACTGGGTTTCCAAGCCCTGCCACTGGAAAAGATGTTTGCTTCACAAACCCAAGCCCCCCGCTTCGCATTTCGGCCTGACACATAA
- a CDS encoding glycoside hydrolase family 36 protein yields MRTEFNLILDTEENGLHIVIEKGPDHAARLLHFSSLPFEANTVSDDERLRRRYTLVEVHCTGENQHDHHGGKHTGSNCGGNLPRFVALRDSGNAQGRKLEIEQVSDRLLIVSHIQFFDGIPVARCWTELTNTADVSVGIEYVASFALVGITKEQGAEVMEDAFLHVAHNSWKSEFQWRRNSLAELGLTPMSEPGFSLKSLAFSNTGTWAAKEFLPMGIFETPRRCHFLFWQIESHASWHWEVGDISKQLYLHLSGPTERENQWWKNLQPGESFASIPVAVGACTGKIDAAFNHLNTYRRTLRRDHFDNHKLPVVFNDYMNCLRGDPTTEKLLPLIDKAAAAGAEYFVIDAGWYHDGPWWSGVGEWLPAKKRFPGGIEEPLDYIREKGMEPGLWLEIERVGINCRLATEWPDECFFVRHGLRVVDHDSLQLDFRHPKVRAHADEVVRRVVEQYGCKFIKMDYNIEIGPGTEVDADSFGDGLVGHQRAYRAWLTSIFERYPDLVIENCSSGAMRMTYGLMDLHTTSSTTDSEDYLMNARISINSGTAVCPEQAGVWAYPLMDATEESVIMNMVSAMSWRIYLSGQMQSMQGVRLCLIREAVECYKSYRERIPEAELIWPLGLPRHNSGWGAFGLRWGDEILLSVWRFEGEDATVDLLLNYDGFGSRPLCADCVYPKERPVPTNWAPATSIFSVTLPEKKMARIYRLKCQIAS; encoded by the coding sequence ATGAGAACCGAATTCAATCTTATTCTCGATACTGAAGAAAACGGACTGCACATTGTTATCGAAAAGGGCCCGGATCACGCTGCGCGCTTGCTTCATTTTTCATCGCTGCCCTTCGAAGCGAATACGGTTTCTGACGATGAGCGCTTACGCCGTCGTTACACTTTGGTGGAAGTGCATTGCACTGGCGAAAACCAACATGATCATCACGGGGGAAAGCATACGGGCTCCAATTGCGGCGGCAACCTCCCGCGCTTTGTGGCCTTGCGTGACTCGGGTAACGCGCAGGGGCGTAAGTTGGAGATTGAGCAAGTGTCCGACCGCTTGTTGATTGTCAGTCACATCCAGTTCTTTGATGGGATCCCGGTAGCCCGCTGTTGGACGGAGTTAACGAACACCGCCGACGTATCAGTGGGGATCGAGTATGTGGCCTCTTTTGCACTCGTCGGCATCACAAAGGAGCAAGGCGCCGAGGTGATGGAAGACGCTTTTCTACACGTGGCGCACAATTCATGGAAATCCGAATTTCAGTGGCGCCGTAATTCCTTGGCGGAGCTTGGGCTTACTCCAATGAGCGAGCCGGGCTTTTCCTTGAAGTCCCTTGCGTTTAGCAACACCGGCACTTGGGCGGCCAAAGAATTTTTACCCATGGGGATTTTCGAGACGCCTCGGCGCTGCCATTTTCTTTTTTGGCAGATCGAGAGTCACGCTTCCTGGCACTGGGAGGTCGGAGATATCTCCAAGCAACTGTATCTCCATTTAAGCGGCCCGACCGAGCGTGAAAATCAATGGTGGAAAAACCTTCAGCCGGGCGAGTCTTTCGCATCGATCCCTGTGGCTGTCGGAGCCTGTACGGGCAAAATCGACGCGGCATTCAACCATTTGAATACCTATCGCCGCACTCTGCGGAGGGATCATTTCGATAACCACAAACTGCCGGTCGTTTTTAATGACTACATGAATTGCCTGAGGGGCGATCCGACGACGGAAAAGCTCTTGCCGCTGATCGACAAAGCGGCCGCGGCCGGCGCGGAGTATTTCGTGATCGATGCGGGTTGGTATCACGACGGCCCTTGGTGGTCGGGTGTCGGCGAGTGGTTGCCGGCTAAAAAACGCTTTCCCGGGGGAATCGAAGAACCCCTGGACTATATTCGCGAGAAAGGGATGGAGCCGGGGCTCTGGCTCGAAATCGAGCGCGTCGGGATTAACTGTCGTTTAGCGACCGAGTGGCCGGACGAATGCTTCTTCGTGCGCCATGGCCTCCGAGTGGTGGACCACGATTCGCTGCAGCTGGATTTTCGCCACCCCAAGGTGCGGGCGCATGCTGATGAAGTCGTGCGTCGAGTCGTCGAGCAGTATGGATGCAAGTTCATCAAAATGGACTACAATATCGAGATCGGTCCAGGAACCGAAGTCGATGCGGATAGCTTTGGAGACGGCCTCGTCGGCCATCAACGAGCTTACAGAGCGTGGTTAACTTCGATCTTCGAACGGTATCCGGATCTCGTGATCGAGAACTGTAGTTCCGGAGCCATGCGTATGACCTATGGCTTGATGGATCTGCACACCACTTCGTCAACCACCGACAGTGAGGATTATCTGATGAATGCGCGCATTTCCATCAATAGTGGGACTGCGGTCTGTCCCGAGCAGGCCGGTGTCTGGGCCTATCCCCTGATGGATGCCACCGAGGAATCGGTGATTATGAACATGGTTAGTGCCATGAGTTGGCGCATCTATTTGAGCGGTCAAATGCAATCGATGCAAGGTGTGCGGCTTTGTCTGATTCGCGAGGCAGTGGAGTGTTACAAATCTTACCGTGAGCGCATTCCGGAAGCTGAACTCATCTGGCCGCTGGGTCTTCCCCGGCACAATAGCGGTTGGGGAGCCTTCGGCTTACGTTGGGGTGATGAAATCTTACTCTCCGTTTGGCGATTTGAAGGAGAGGACGCGACGGTTGACCTCCTGCTTAACTATGATGGCTTTGGATCCAGGCCACTATGCGCAGACTGCGTTTATCCGAAAGAACGACCGGTCCCGACGAATTGGGCTCCCGCAACCTCCATATTCTCGGTAACGCTGCCTGAAAAAAAGATGGCTCGGATCTATCGCTTAAAATGCCAGATCGCAAGTTGA